The following are encoded together in the Brassica napus cultivar Da-Ae chromosome A9, Da-Ae, whole genome shotgun sequence genome:
- the LOC106364119 gene encoding protein LATERAL ORGAN BOUNDARIES-like, translating to MASSSSNTYNSPCAACKFLRRKCMPGCIFAPYFPPEEPHKFANVHKIFGASNVTKLLNELLPHQREDAVNSLAYEAEARVRDPVYGCVGAISYLQRQVHRLQKELDAANADLVHYGLSTSTPSNVVDLVFQPQPLPQQPQQVNPVYRLPGASRGTGGSCGTFLPWNNGHNQQGGNM from the coding sequence aTGGCGTCGTCATCATCAAATACATATAACTCACCATGCGCCGCGTGCAAGTTTCTTCGCCGCAAATGCATGCCGGGATGCATATTCGCACCATATTTCCCACCGGAGGAGCCACACAAGTTCGCCAACGTCCACAAAATCTTCGGAGCGAGCAACGTCACTAAGCTCCTCAACGAACTCCTCCCTCACCAGCGTGAAGACGCAGTCAACTCCTTAGCCTATGAGGCCGAGGCACGTGTTCGTGATCCTGTCTATGGCTGCGTTGGAGCCATCTCTTATCTCCAGAGACAAGTCCATAGGCTTCAGAAGGAGCTCGACGCAGCTAATGCTGACTTGGTTCACTACGGTCTGTCCACTTCAACACCTAGTAACGTCGTCGACTTGGTGTTTCAGCCTCAGCCACTTCCACAGCAGCCGCAGCAGGTAAACCCGGTTTATAGGCTTCCCGGGGCCAGTCGTGGTACCGGAGGGTCGTGTGGGACTTTTCTTCCTTGGAACAATGGTCATAATCAGCAAGGAGGTAACATGTGA
- the LOC125577991 gene encoding uncharacterized protein LOC125577991 — translation MQSVWKVPGVVSGMNPPAFAPGSRKSSRRNSTLLTIAVPSEKEKPPTTVSSETISMEIEQQNTALPTVGTVPESRSGSTTIQLQNSEKDPIHTTQILNAHDPPVNPNNIATSTDQTLPTNSTTQNSASTSKPEKTYATKQTLLEKLRASADMSLKRLAPVTIAPSGRPRVVIPDSVFKKGAEIHKDFIICYFNGKSLLFNQIQSVFNYMWGKGKKLKIHNNPLNQSVIVRIQSAYLRQKILEKNIWYVGESMFHTAPWNSNHSMTTPPLKAIQIWAHLTGVPLDLRYDEGLSLVAGLIGEPKETDEFTKNMVSLSISHVKVEVDLTLPLPPVVEFEREFGEIVEVQVHYPWVPPTCAHCHELGHASRVQALQDPTSTNFQAERDLHQKWNFLREIEELYFRQRSRINWLRAGDFNTTFFHMICQVRTSYNAIRAFLTGCGIWITDPLEMSEHAISHFRSVLGPTYQPPLISSSPEWFASLHNYTVSQAQCSQMTLIPSPEEIRKMVFKLNPNKAPGPDGLTSGFFKAARDSVGEDVITAVTHFFTSGFLPYSINATILILVPKEASELINGYYKNKGAKRITIKVDIAKAFDTLSWDFLFSCLQGLDVPEMVLHWLSSCICSTTFMVSYNGTVNGYFKGTRGLRQGDPLSPYLFVIAMNCLSHMLNEVASQSRLNYHSQCKKIKLTHLSFADDLLIFIEGNIESVQCILQVLKEFEQRSGLAVSMQKTSFYASGLSEDEINRIQVSTGMVCGNLPFRYLGVPMNSRKLSLSSCEPLLHQIKMKFSSWSTKTLSFSGRLFLIKTVIAGITNFWCSSFVLPKACVAKINSMCSVFLWRGDLEAHNTARVAWSTVTKTKEEGGLGVKDLIIWNKACCLRLIWLLFFRPDSVWVSWLKEVILKGSVSNYWTTNPSQNFSWMTNKLLKLKDVAYPLIRLRIQNGESCRFWIDNCSPYGKLQDYLDGGRSRLGIPKRATLSSLHCGGNWTLPSARTDRQLQVLSFITTVQFNEDPNYYEWEIFGKVANKYSTGEVYNYLRENVEVVTWTRAIWATRTIPRQSFHVWLVALNRIPTRGRLLGCGLQVPPLCLLCNTANESRDHIYWECGFSFDMWSIVAGRCRINPHRTWERSLIQMSSLISSSANQSLSILGWQATIYWLWNERNSRLHSNQFRSVDSIFSIIDHQVRNKISSFREDNPKRSSEMMQLWIR, via the exons ATGCAATCTGTTTGGAAAGTCCCTGGCGTCGTTTCCGGCATGAATCCTCCGGCGTTTGCCCCTG GCTCTCGCAAGAGTTCCCGTCGAAATTCTACTCTCCTCACCATTGCTGTTCCTTCTGAAAAGGAGAAGCCCCCTACTACCGTCAGCTCGGAAACCATATCAATGGAAATCGAGCAACAGAACACTGCTTTACCAACTGTTGGCACTGTACCGGAGTCCAGATCTGGATCTACTACAATACAACTTCAGAACTCTGAAAAAGACCCTATCCACACAACTCAAATCCTTAACGCCCATGATCCCCCAGTTAACCCAAACAACATAGCCACCTCTACTGACCAAACCCTACCGACAAATTCTACTACCCAAAACTCAGCCTCAACTAGTAAACCAGAAAAAACCTATGCAACAAAACAAACCTTACTGGAAAAGCTCCGTGCCTCTGCTGATATGTCTCTCAAACGTCTGGCTCCGGTAACTATAGCTCCCTCTGGCCGCCCCCGTGTAGTTATTCCCGACTCTGTCTTCAAAAAAGGAGCAGAAATCCATAAGGACTTCATCATTTGTTACTTCAATGGGAAGTCTCTCCTTTTTAATCAAATACAAAGTGTATTTAATTACATGTGGGGAAAAGGGAAGAAACTCAAGATTCATAACAACCCACTTAACCAATCTGTTATAGTGCGGATCCAAAGCGCTTACCTCAGGCAGAAGATCTTGGAGAAGAACATTTGGTATGTTGGGGAATCAATGTTTCATACTGCTCCGTGGAACTCCAACCACTCTATGACTACACCACCACTTAAAGCGATCCAGATATGGGCGCACCTCACTGGAGTACCACTTGATCTCCGCTATGATGAAGGGTTAAGCTTGGTAGCGGGCTTAATAGGTGAGCCAAAAGAGACAGATGAGTTTACAAAGAATATGGTTAGCCTATCGATCTCTCATGTGAAAGTTGAGGTTGATCTCACTCTCCCTCTTCCTCCAGTGGTCGAATTTGAGAGAGAATTTGGTGAAATAGTTGAAGTCCAAGTACACTACCCATGGGTCCCTCCAACTTGCGCCCACTGCCATGAGCTTGGGCACGCATCACGC GTTCAGGCGTTGCAAGATCCAACTTCCACAAACTTCCAAGCAGAAAGGGACCTGCATCAGAAATGGAATTTCCTAAGAGAGATCGAAGAGTTATATTTCAGACAGAGGTCGAGAATTAACTGGCTAAGAGCTGGAGATTTTAATACCACTTTCTTCCACATGATTTGTCAAGTGCGCACAAGCTACAATGCCATCAGAGCTTTCCTAACTGGTTGTGGAATATGGATCACTGATCCTCTGGAAATGAGTGAACATGCAATCTCTCACTTTCGCTCAGTCTTGGGGCCAACATATCAACCTCCGCTCATCTCCTCCTCCCCTGAATGGTTTGCTAGCCTCCACAACTACACGGTCTCCCAGGCCCAGTGCTCCCAAATGACATTAATCCCTTCACCAGAGGAGATAAGAAAGATGGTTTTCAAGCTCAACCCGAACAAAGCTCCGGGCCCAGATGGCTTAACCTCGGGATTTTTCAAGGCCGCAAGGGACTCTGTAGGGGAGGATGTGATCACTGCTGTCACGCATTTCTTCACCTCGGGGTTCTTGCCATACTCTATAAACGCCACTATCCTCATCTTGGTCCCGAA GGAAGCAAGTGAACTGATCAATGGGTACTACAAGAACAAAGGAGCGAAGAGAATTACCATAAAAGTTGATATAGCAAAGGCGTTTGATACTCTCTCCTGGGATTTCTTGTTCTCCTGTCTTCAAGGGTTGGATGTTCCTGAAATGGTTCTACATTGGCTGAGCTCCTGCATCTGCTCAACAACCTTCATGGTCAGTTATAATGGTACAGTGAATGGGTACTTCAAAGGAACTAGAGGGCTGAGGCAAGGAGATCCGCTATCTCCCTACCTCTTCGTGATTGCCATGAACTGTCTATCCCATATGCTTAATGAGGTTGCTTCTCAGTCTCGACTAAATTACCATTCGCAATGCAAGAAGATAAAGCTGACTCATCTATCATTCGCTGACGATCTTCTCATCTTCATAGAAGGGAACATAGAGTCAGTCCAGTGTATTCTTCAGGTCTTGAAAGAATTTGAACAGCGATCGGGTTTAGCTGTAAGCATGCAGAAGACAAGTTTCTATGCATCTGGACTGTCTGAGGATGAAATAAATAGAATTCAAGTATCTACAGGTATGGTTTGTGGAAACTTACCCTTCAGATATCTTGGAGTCCCTATGAACTCTAGGAAGCTCTCCCTTTCTAGCTGTGAGCCTCTTCTGCACCAAATCAAGATGAAATTCTCCTCATGGTCAACAAAAACGCTATCATTCTCAGGGAGACTCTTTCTTATAAAGACAGTGATCGCGGGGATTACCAACTTCTGGTGCTCCTCGTTTGTTCTACCAAAGGCGTGTGTAGCAAAAATCAACTCAATGTGTAGTGTCTTCTTATGGAGAGGTGATCTTGAAGCCCACAACACTGCTAGGGTGGCTTGGTCGACTGTGACAAAGACAAAGGAAGAGGGTGGGCTGGGAGTAAAAGATCTCATCATCTGGAACAAGGCTTGCTGTTTGCGCTTGATCTGGCTTCTCTTTTTCAGACCTGACTCGGTATGGGTGTCCTGGTTGAAAGAAGTTATACTCAAAGGATCAGTATCTAACTACTGGACAACCAACCCTTCTCAAAACTTCTCTTGGATGACAAACAAACTACTAAAGCTTAAAGATGTGGCTTACCCTCTTATCCGCTTGAGAATCCAGAATGGTGAAAGCTGTAGGTTTTGGATTGATAATTGTAGTCCCTATGGGAAACTTCAGGACTACTTAGATGGAGGGAGATCAAGACTAGGTATTCCAAAAAGAGCAACATTATCGTCCCTACACTGTGGTGGGAACTGGACACTCCCATCTGCAAGAACGGACCGCCAACTTCAGGTACTCTCCTTTATCACTACCGTCCAATTCAATGAAGATCCAAATTATTATGAGTGGGAGATATTTGGAAAGGTTGCAAACAAATACAGTACGGGAGAAGTCTACAACTACCTGAGAGAGAACGTGGAAGTGGTAACTTGGACTAGAGCAATATGGGCTACTCGCACCATCCCAAGACAAAGCTTTCACGTTTGGCTGGTGGCGCTAAACAGGATACCTACACGAGGCCGGCTGCTGGGTTGTGGCCTCCAAGTCCCTCCTCTTTGTCTCCTCTGCAACACTGCCAATGAATCGCGTGATCATATCTACTGGGAATGTGGGTTCTCTTTCGATATGTGGTCTATAGTTGCCGGTAGATGCAGGATAAACCCTCATCGAACTTGGGAGAGATCGCTGATCCAAATGTCATCCCTAATATCATCATCTGCTAACCAGTCGCTCTCTATTCTTGGATGGCAGGCAACGATCTACTGGCTTTGGAATGAGAGAAACAGCAGATTGCATTCGAACCAGTTTCGATCAGTCGATTCCATCTTCTCCATTATCGACCACCAAGTGAGGAACAAAATCTCTAGCTTCAGAGAAGATAATCCTAAGCGATCATCTGAGATGATGCAACTCTGGATTAGATGA